The following proteins come from a genomic window of Candidatus Obscuribacter sp.:
- a CDS encoding response regulator transcription factor has product MFESPESASLSNREMEVLRLIASGYANKEIAQRLFLTESTVELHASRIRKKLKLKSRTALVKYACDNGLV; this is encoded by the coding sequence ATGTTTGAGAGCCCTGAATCAGCCAGTCTTTCTAATCGCGAGATGGAAGTATTGCGCTTAATTGCTTCTGGTTATGCCAACAAAGAAATTGCACAAAGATTATTTCTCACTGAGTCTACAGTAGAGTTGCATGCCAGTCGCATCCGCAAAAAACTCAAGCTCAAGAGTCGTACGGCTCTAGTAAAGTACGCCTGCGATAACGGTTTGGTTTGA